The following proteins are co-located in the Pedobacter sp. FW305-3-2-15-E-R2A2 genome:
- a CDS encoding helix-turn-helix domain-containing protein, which translates to MEEKHFDSNLFEVEAPLNGVLSHFYHFETSATAETMIKHLSPNFEMLLIFNFGSPIRFSFNQEEIGTARILRTAAIGPLRKLLNYELAPGTQAIVANFTLNGFYRLFKIPMNALGAGEVFDPDFLIDKTCFSELWEKLAALKELRERIQLLSTYTAQFMESNDSASQPLLEAAPYFHNPMVQPVKAIAAETKLTERSIQLRFQKYVGYSLKELLRFLRFKEVIHQIMNQGNEKLNLFELIHTHGYHDQSHLIKDFQHYLGTTPQKFLKEMLGKGFCIPKSDGHTPG; encoded by the coding sequence ATGGAGGAAAAGCATTTTGATTCCAATTTATTTGAAGTTGAAGCACCACTCAATGGTGTTTTAAGTCATTTTTACCATTTTGAAACTTCTGCAACAGCGGAGACAATGATCAAACACCTTTCTCCGAATTTTGAGATGTTACTGATTTTCAATTTCGGCAGCCCCATCCGTTTTTCATTTAATCAGGAAGAAATTGGAACAGCGCGCATTTTACGAACCGCAGCAATAGGCCCGCTAAGAAAGCTATTGAATTATGAATTGGCTCCCGGAACTCAGGCAATTGTAGCAAATTTTACCCTCAACGGATTTTACAGGCTTTTTAAAATCCCCATGAATGCGCTCGGGGCAGGGGAAGTTTTTGATCCGGATTTCCTCATCGATAAAACCTGTTTCTCGGAGCTTTGGGAAAAGCTGGCCGCATTGAAAGAGCTAAGAGAACGGATTCAGCTCCTAAGTACTTATACTGCTCAGTTTATGGAATCGAATGATTCCGCATCGCAGCCTTTACTCGAAGCTGCCCCCTATTTTCACAATCCAATGGTTCAGCCCGTGAAAGCAATCGCTGCGGAAACAAAACTGACGGAGAGAAGTATTCAGCTTCGTTTTCAAAAATATGTAGGGTATTCACTAAAAGAACTCCTCAGGTTTTTGAGATTTAAAGAGGTAATCCATCAAATCATGAATCAAGGAAATGAAAAACTCAATTTATTTGAGCTGATTCATACGCATGGCTACCATGATCAGAGCCATCTCATCAAGGATTTTCAGCATTATTTAGGTACTACGCCGCAGAAATTCTTAAAAGAAATGCTCGGAAAAGGATTTTGTATCCCAAAAAGCGATGGTCATACACCGGGATGA
- a CDS encoding glycoside hydrolase family 11 protein has protein sequence MKKQNSLTRVTRKVAFGVTAIIVLAGSTMLTSCKKEKAKPEVVAVEPPSKGKITEESYQSGTHNGFFWSLWKIDGATGTVNYANGAGGNYSVNWNGFNGNFTCGKGYSVGSPSYKIGYNLSTYSNSGGGTFGWYGWSRGPYYEYYVNETWGAVSPHTGTYLGTFESDGAGYNVWTRWMTGKNIDGGDGFRQIYSSRVTKVPTGQNRVITFANHYNKWQSLGYTLGQLNIPAIMVAETWGSNTNGNINCTIWAQP, from the coding sequence ATGAAAAAACAAAACTCACTAACAAGAGTAACCAGGAAGGTTGCTTTTGGCGTTACTGCAATCATTGTGCTTGCAGGCTCCACAATGTTAACAAGCTGTAAAAAAGAGAAGGCGAAGCCTGAGGTAGTTGCGGTTGAACCTCCTTCCAAAGGCAAAATCACGGAAGAAAGCTACCAATCCGGCACACATAACGGCTTCTTTTGGTCACTTTGGAAAATTGATGGCGCTACCGGGACAGTTAATTATGCAAATGGTGCGGGCGGAAATTACAGTGTTAACTGGAACGGATTTAATGGCAATTTTACCTGTGGCAAAGGTTATTCTGTAGGTTCCCCATCCTACAAAATAGGATACAATCTTAGCACTTATTCAAATTCTGGCGGTGGTACTTTCGGCTGGTATGGATGGAGCAGAGGCCCTTACTATGAGTATTATGTAAATGAAACATGGGGTGCAGTGTCACCTCATACCGGCACTTATCTGGGTACATTTGAAAGCGATGGCGCAGGTTATAACGTATGGACCCGTTGGATGACAGGTAAAAATATTGACGGTGGTGACGGTTTCAGACAGATTTATAGCTCCAGGGTTACAAAAGTTCCTACCGGACAAAATCGTGTCATTACTTTTGCCAACCACTATAACAAATGGCAAAGTTTAGGGTATACCCTGGGTCAGTTGAATATTCCCGCTATTATGGTTGCAGAGACATGGGGCTCTAATACCAATGGCAATATCAACTGCACTATTTGGGCACAACCATAA
- a CDS encoding class I SAM-dependent methyltransferase, with amino-acid sequence MNSQEKVLSCYNKVADDYAADRWDELSKKNLDRLLLTEFAAVNKDKGQCADFGCGPGQTTKFLYENGIKDIVGIDLSPAMISAAQRLSPEVRFETGDMLNIAYPPEYFGSVLAFYSIVHFDIEQVRKCFGEINRVLKTGGSFLFSFHAGDQIVHFDKAHDKEIDIDLYFFQTDDIIELLSGTGFNIIDAIERRPHESMEYPTRRAYIWAEKI; translated from the coding sequence ATGAATTCACAGGAGAAAGTATTAAGCTGTTACAATAAGGTAGCCGACGATTATGCAGCTGATCGTTGGGACGAACTCTCAAAAAAAAATCTGGACCGTTTGTTATTGACAGAATTTGCAGCTGTGAATAAAGACAAAGGGCAATGTGCCGACTTTGGCTGTGGTCCCGGACAAACAACAAAATTTCTATACGAAAATGGTATAAAAGACATCGTCGGCATTGACCTGTCGCCAGCTATGATTAGCGCCGCCCAAAGGCTTTCTCCTGAGGTTCGATTTGAGACCGGCGACATGCTGAACATCGCCTATCCGCCAGAATATTTTGGAAGCGTACTTGCGTTCTATTCCATCGTACATTTTGATATTGAACAGGTCAGAAAGTGTTTCGGAGAAATAAACCGGGTATTGAAGACCGGGGGGAGTTTTTTATTTTCCTTTCACGCAGGAGATCAAATCGTTCATTTTGACAAAGCTCATGACAAAGAAATCGATATTGATTTATATTTTTTTCAAACAGATGATATCATAGAATTACTCTCTGGAACGGGTTTTAATATCATTGATGCCATAGAGAGGCGCCCACATGAAAGCATGGAATATCCGACCAGGAGAGCCTATATCTGGGCGGAGAAAATTTAA
- a CDS encoding AraC family transcriptional regulator: MYTKEKKQPFDLFLLETAVWKGPAVHQVFELAYVISGTGKALINGNTHDYSDGKIFLLSPQDKYSFELQCKTHFLFIRFNDLSFSQFKNEVEALEFCDWTKKAQYLFNNLHAKAGCVYRNPDDEQFGKALLSAIIREYQQKEAGYLLVIRQSVSTLVNILARNISLTEPPKLRRKTPKNDIIQIVAYLQQYIAEPERLRIKAIADHFNFSPNYLGELFRERTGESIQEYVINYRLKLVETRLAHSNMRISEIAEELNFTDESYLSRLFKKHRGITPGAYRKQLTKSL, from the coding sequence ATGTATACCAAGGAAAAAAAGCAGCCTTTTGACCTGTTTCTACTGGAAACAGCGGTATGGAAGGGCCCTGCCGTACACCAGGTGTTTGAACTGGCATATGTGATCTCCGGAACGGGAAAGGCATTGATCAATGGAAATACCCACGATTATTCCGATGGTAAAATATTTCTGCTCAGTCCACAAGATAAATACTCCTTTGAGTTGCAGTGCAAGACCCATTTTCTTTTTATCCGCTTCAATGACTTATCCTTCTCTCAGTTTAAAAATGAAGTAGAGGCGTTGGAATTCTGCGACTGGACAAAGAAGGCGCAATACCTCTTCAATAACCTCCATGCGAAAGCAGGATGTGTATACCGCAATCCAGACGATGAACAGTTTGGGAAAGCACTCCTCTCGGCCATCATCCGGGAATACCAACAGAAAGAAGCCGGTTATCTGCTCGTCATCCGGCAGTCTGTCTCTACCTTAGTGAATATTCTTGCCCGTAACATTTCCTTAACGGAGCCTCCGAAATTGCGCAGGAAAACACCAAAGAACGACATCATTCAGATTGTTGCTTATTTACAGCAATACATTGCAGAACCTGAGCGTCTGAGAATCAAAGCCATTGCCGATCATTTTAATTTCTCCCCAAATTACCTGGGAGAACTTTTCCGGGAACGGACCGGAGAAAGCATCCAGGAATATGTGATCAATTATAGGTTAAAACTGGTAGAAACCAGACTTGCCCATAGCAATATGAGGATTAGCGAGATCGCAGAAGAACTCAATTTCACAGATGAAAGCTATTTATCGAGGTTATTTAAAAAACATAGGGGAATTACTCCGGGCGCTTATAGAAAGCAATTGACCAAGTCGCTTTAA
- a CDS encoding DUF1501 domain-containing protein: MEKDFLEHGLNFNRRRFLSKLSLGLGSVALGSLLIPDLFTGGMDESSLPPGIPDFAPKAKRVIYLFQNGAPSQLESFDYKPKLREMMGQELPASIRAGQRLTGMTANQASFPLVGSYYDFKQYGDSRAWVSDLFPYTAKVVDDICIIKSMHTEAINHDPALTFFQTGAQQGNRPSMGAWLSYGLGSENKNLPAFTVLLSRGKGNGQGVYSKLWTNGFLDSTHQGVQFSSGEDPVLYLKDPEGLNRFERRKMLDHLAKLNEISYQEFGDPEISAKVQQYEMAYRMQTAVPEITDLSKEPDDIIKLYGPDCLVPGTFAANCLLARKLSENGVRFVQLYHQGWDQHGNLPSEMAGQAKDVDQASAALITDLKQRGLLDETLVIWGGEFGRTNYSQGKMTKDNYGRDHHPRCFSIWMAGGGVKPGIVYGESDEFGYNVISNPVHVHDFQATVLHQLGLNHEKLTFKHLGRRYRLTDVSGKVVKDILI; this comes from the coding sequence ATGGAAAAGGATTTTTTAGAACATGGCCTTAACTTTAACAGGCGCCGTTTCTTGTCCAAGCTAAGTTTAGGCCTTGGCAGTGTGGCTTTAGGATCATTACTGATCCCTGATCTTTTTACAGGCGGGATGGACGAAAGTAGCCTGCCTCCGGGAATTCCTGATTTCGCACCTAAAGCGAAAAGAGTGATTTACCTGTTTCAGAACGGAGCGCCTTCACAGCTGGAATCTTTTGATTATAAACCTAAGCTCAGGGAGATGATGGGGCAGGAACTTCCTGCGTCTATCCGTGCCGGGCAACGCCTGACCGGAATGACGGCCAATCAGGCTTCTTTTCCTTTGGTAGGTTCCTACTATGATTTCAAACAATACGGTGATTCCAGGGCATGGGTAAGTGACCTGTTCCCTTATACAGCGAAGGTAGTGGACGATATTTGTATCATCAAATCCATGCATACCGAGGCGATCAACCACGATCCGGCCTTGACTTTCTTTCAAACGGGTGCCCAGCAAGGCAACAGGCCGAGCATGGGCGCATGGCTGAGTTACGGCCTGGGGAGTGAAAATAAAAACCTGCCTGCTTTCACGGTATTGCTTTCCAGGGGTAAGGGCAATGGCCAGGGAGTTTATTCCAAACTCTGGACCAATGGATTCCTGGATTCTACCCATCAGGGCGTACAATTTAGCAGTGGCGAAGATCCGGTACTCTACCTGAAAGATCCCGAAGGATTAAACAGGTTTGAAAGAAGAAAAATGTTGGATCATCTGGCTAAATTAAACGAGATCTCTTACCAGGAATTTGGTGATCCGGAAATCAGTGCGAAAGTCCAGCAATATGAGATGGCCTACAGAATGCAAACTGCAGTACCGGAAATTACAGACCTCAGTAAAGAACCCGACGATATCATTAAACTTTATGGCCCCGATTGCCTGGTGCCGGGAACTTTTGCCGCCAATTGTTTGCTGGCGAGAAAATTAAGTGAAAATGGGGTGCGCTTCGTTCAGTTGTACCATCAGGGTTGGGACCAGCATGGAAACCTTCCCTCGGAAATGGCAGGACAGGCGAAAGATGTGGATCAGGCTTCGGCGGCGTTGATTACCGATTTGAAACAAAGGGGATTGCTGGATGAAACACTTGTGATCTGGGGTGGCGAGTTTGGCCGTACCAATTACAGTCAGGGGAAGATGACCAAAGACAATTACGGAAGAGACCACCATCCGCGTTGTTTTAGCATCTGGATGGCCGGAGGAGGCGTAAAACCGGGCATCGTATACGGAGAGTCGGATGAGTTTGGCTATAACGTCATTTCGAATCCTGTGCATGTACATGATTTCCAGGCTACCGTGCTCCATCAGCTGGGACTGAATCATGAAAAACTGACTTTTAAACATTTGGGGCGCCGTTACCGCTTGACGGATGTTTCTGGTAAGGTCGTAAAAGACATTTTAATCTAA
- a CDS encoding chemotaxis protein CheB, giving the protein MPTVKPHHIIAIGASAGGLEEINSFFDHTPSDGVSYIIIQHLSADFKSRMVELLARHSKLEVKQAEDGMTVKCNKVYLIPNDQLMTIHNNRLHLTPKKKGSATHLTINIFFNSLAINSQEKAIGIVLSGLGTDGTEGIKAIKHVGGMVIARNPETTAYASMPSKAIATGMVDFILEPELMPNVIEDYIKHGGELLYDSQEDKKNIVAIVDLIKENSLLDFSEYKQTTIIRRTKRRAAFSNFNTLESYLDFLRANPEEVEALSKDFLISVTSFFRDKGAFDYIQSKVLPDILEKLVPGEELKIWIAGCATGEEVYSMAILIAELLTGKFADTVVKIFATDIDSAALVHAGKGIYNQAIEKEVSPERLERYFIADRNSYRVKSEIRKMVIFAQHDLVKNPPYCNMHFISCRNLLIYMTPILQKKIFTMLLFGLKVDGYLFLGSSENPIPIIKNLEVVDKKWKIYKNLETKRTVRFDTFSLPELLDTKRAPYLLSREEGSKNTNQTLAEAVNNKLTEEMDSLIICIDENNHVIKTYGDTTKYLLQKNFNSNLAELLPKTLAVALNTLKAKSLKTNKKVTVNGIKIKYGQLPLSVSLSVSPLVIKKEEQLLFMVTFNEDKSSTGPIPNDIAFDEKLYLNQYILNIEEELKELKNKLRSAYEQLDASNENMQSFNEELLSANEEMQSTNEEMQSVNEELDTINSNYQIKNKELLEINDDLNNYFRSNINGQLFIDNELLLMKFSPGTVQQINLLESDIGRPISNISTNIKFETIIDDIRQVLVEGSIITKEIETNNGKWYQIMTMPYIQADNKSNGAIITFNDITELKRTQHELDKKNKSLLRINADLDNFANTASHDLLAPLGNIEVSISMMNKKVTDPDLNKFLSIINSSVKKFRALIDDIAIVAKLESDMITMETVDLEEIIDNIEWSLDDKIKSSEAVIIRDLKVQHVLFSKKNLRSILYNLISNGIKFKGDKHPSICIKTYKEDDTVILSVEDNGIGMSKEGLNRIFDMYGRLHQDIEGRGIGLYLAKKIVDATSGNITVESQPGKGSKFIISFKAEPEYLTIAPVPQ; this is encoded by the coding sequence ATGCCTACAGTTAAACCTCACCATATTATTGCAATTGGTGCATCCGCCGGCGGCCTTGAGGAAATCAATTCTTTCTTTGACCACACCCCTTCGGATGGCGTGTCTTATATCATTATTCAGCATTTATCTGCAGATTTTAAAAGTAGGATGGTGGAATTATTGGCCAGACATAGTAAGCTTGAAGTGAAACAGGCGGAAGATGGAATGACCGTAAAATGTAATAAGGTATACCTGATCCCGAATGATCAATTGATGACCATTCATAACAACAGGTTACACTTAACTCCTAAGAAAAAGGGAAGCGCTACTCACCTTACCATTAACATTTTCTTTAATTCACTGGCCATTAACAGTCAGGAAAAGGCAATTGGGATCGTTCTTTCTGGTTTGGGCACTGATGGTACAGAAGGGATTAAAGCCATAAAGCATGTGGGAGGAATGGTGATCGCCCGAAATCCGGAAACTACAGCCTATGCCAGCATGCCTTCCAAAGCAATTGCAACGGGAATGGTGGATTTCATTCTCGAGCCGGAACTCATGCCCAACGTTATTGAAGATTACATCAAACATGGAGGAGAGCTGCTGTACGACAGTCAGGAAGACAAGAAGAATATCGTGGCCATTGTTGACCTGATCAAGGAAAATTCACTTCTTGATTTTTCAGAATACAAACAAACCACTATTATCAGAAGAACAAAAAGAAGAGCGGCTTTCAGTAATTTCAATACACTTGAGAGCTACCTTGATTTTCTAAGAGCAAACCCGGAAGAAGTAGAGGCCCTTTCAAAAGATTTTCTCATTAGTGTCACCTCTTTTTTCAGGGATAAAGGAGCGTTTGACTATATACAAAGTAAGGTCTTGCCTGATATACTGGAAAAACTTGTTCCCGGAGAAGAACTAAAGATCTGGATTGCAGGCTGTGCCACCGGGGAAGAGGTCTATTCCATGGCTATCCTGATCGCTGAACTGCTGACCGGAAAATTTGCGGATACGGTGGTCAAAATATTTGCGACAGATATAGACAGTGCAGCCCTCGTTCATGCAGGTAAAGGGATCTATAACCAGGCCATCGAAAAAGAGGTATCTCCCGAGCGTCTGGAAAGATATTTCATAGCAGATAGAAACAGTTACAGGGTAAAGTCGGAGATCCGAAAAATGGTCATTTTTGCACAGCATGATCTCGTAAAAAACCCACCTTATTGTAACATGCACTTTATCAGTTGCCGCAATTTACTGATATACATGACTCCCATCCTGCAGAAAAAGATCTTCACCATGTTACTCTTCGGACTAAAAGTAGATGGGTATTTATTCCTCGGTTCCAGTGAGAATCCGATTCCCATCATTAAAAATCTGGAAGTGGTAGACAAAAAATGGAAGATCTACAAGAACCTGGAAACAAAACGAACTGTTCGTTTTGATACTTTTTCCCTTCCCGAATTGTTAGATACGAAACGTGCACCCTACCTGCTTTCCAGGGAGGAAGGATCTAAAAATACCAATCAGACTTTAGCGGAAGCAGTCAACAACAAACTCACGGAAGAAATGGATTCCCTGATTATATGTATTGATGAAAATAACCATGTCATAAAGACCTATGGTGATACAACCAAATATTTATTACAAAAGAACTTCAACTCAAATCTTGCAGAGCTTTTACCAAAAACGCTTGCAGTAGCCCTAAACACCCTAAAAGCCAAGAGCCTAAAAACCAATAAAAAGGTAACGGTTAACGGCATAAAAATAAAATATGGACAATTGCCGCTCAGTGTGAGTCTGTCTGTTAGCCCGCTTGTGATCAAAAAAGAGGAACAATTGTTATTTATGGTTACTTTTAATGAAGATAAATCAAGTACTGGCCCCATTCCCAATGACATCGCATTTGACGAAAAACTATACCTCAACCAATATATTCTGAATATTGAAGAGGAGCTGAAAGAACTTAAAAACAAACTTCGCTCTGCCTATGAACAGCTGGATGCGTCCAATGAGAACATGCAGTCTTTTAATGAGGAACTACTTTCGGCAAACGAAGAGATGCAGAGTACCAATGAGGAAATGCAATCTGTAAATGAAGAACTGGATACCATTAATTCCAATTATCAAATCAAAAATAAGGAGTTGCTGGAAATTAATGACGACCTGAATAACTATTTCAGGAGTAACATCAACGGACAGCTTTTTATTGACAATGAGCTGCTCCTGATGAAATTCTCACCGGGTACAGTACAACAAATCAACTTATTGGAGAGTGATATTGGGAGGCCGATCAGTAATATCTCCACAAATATCAAATTTGAAACGATCATAGATGACATCAGGCAGGTCCTGGTAGAAGGAAGCATCATTACCAAAGAAATTGAGACCAATAATGGCAAATGGTATCAGATCATGACCATGCCTTATATACAGGCGGATAATAAGAGCAATGGTGCCATCATCACCTTCAACGACATTACGGAACTGAAAAGAACCCAGCACGAACTGGATAAGAAAAACAAGAGTCTCTTGCGGATTAATGCCGATCTTGACAATTTTGCGAATACCGCTTCTCATGATCTTTTAGCGCCATTGGGCAATATAGAAGTCAGCATTAGCATGATGAACAAAAAAGTCACGGACCCGGATCTCAACAAGTTTCTAAGCATCATCAATTCCTCTGTTAAAAAATTCCGTGCGCTTATTGACGACATTGCCATCGTTGCTAAACTGGAAAGCGACATGATCACCATGGAAACGGTAGACCTTGAGGAAATCATAGACAATATCGAATGGAGTCTGGATGACAAGATCAAATCATCCGAAGCAGTCATCATCAGGGATCTGAAAGTTCAGCATGTTTTATTTTCAAAAAAGAACCTGAGAAGTATCTTATACAACCTGATTTCCAATGGAATTAAATTTAAGGGGGATAAACATCCTTCCATATGTATTAAAACCTACAAAGAGGACGATACCGTCATATTATCCGTAGAAGACAATGGAATTGGCATGTCTAAAGAAGGTCTGAATCGTATTTTTGATATGTACGGCAGATTGCATCAGGATATTGAAGGCCGGGGTATTGGTTTATATCTTGCTAAAAAAATAGTCGATGCAACGAGTGGTAACATTACTGTAGAGAGCCAGCCAGGAAAAGGAAGTAAGTTCATCATCAGCTTTAAAGCAGAGCCTGAATATTTAACTATAGCTCCTGTCCCTCAATAG
- a CDS encoding c-type cytochrome domain-containing protein, translating into MRITFKGFAEHVLFAAIVFIVFLLAFEDKIGVPYWLQPFGRMHPMILHFPIVILMLAMLLEFFRFKEAYLKEPLYQNFTSGLLLSGTLFSALTVIMGLFLSKEDGYSGSLLQWHKWTGVSIVFVASIVYWCRNTSWYKVKLARIGAIATTLCIILAGHYGASLTHGDNFVLESVTGAEALPKVPVAEARVFEDVILPVFSQKCLSCHNLEKAKGSLMMHNVSALLKGGKSGKLFVPGKPEISLLLERIHLPMEDKKHMPPKGKDQLSNEEIALLRLWIKGNAELKKKVVDLPVNDSLRVLATTFLAPSETTEEKYAFAAADESAVKKLNNNYRIVYAVAKESPALAVNIYNRSEYKPEAVKELEEVKKQIVSLDLKGLPVRDEELKTIARFENLRELNLNFTNITGSGLKELQALKYLRTLSISGTKLNSGFVKQIGNIKSLKKLMLWNTGLSEADLQQLQKANPKIAVISGFKDDGKHPIRLNQPRVTTDVTVFKTSLALQMKHPINGVQIRYTTDGTEPDSLKSKLFDQSVLIKENTTLKAKAYKSGWYGSETFSANFYKSSYQADTIQFLLPPEDKYSAGASKTLSDHQLGDYEINSGKWVGFRKNNMEALFFFKQPLMIQSVVLNVMRLVPTYIFPPTEVEIWGGSEKNNLRLLSKVKPEATKNGAERALVKVEAKFKAQGISYLKIVAKNLKVLPNWHPGKGEPAWLFVDEIFLN; encoded by the coding sequence ATGAGGATTACTTTTAAAGGTTTTGCGGAGCATGTCTTGTTTGCAGCTATTGTCTTTATTGTCTTTTTACTTGCTTTTGAGGATAAAATAGGAGTACCCTACTGGTTGCAGCCTTTTGGAAGAATGCATCCAATGATCCTGCATTTCCCGATTGTCATCCTGATGCTGGCGATGTTACTGGAGTTTTTCCGGTTTAAAGAAGCTTATCTTAAAGAACCGTTGTATCAGAATTTTACTTCCGGTCTATTGCTTTCGGGAACGCTTTTTTCGGCGCTGACAGTGATCATGGGCTTGTTCTTGTCGAAAGAAGATGGCTATTCCGGAAGTCTGCTCCAATGGCATAAATGGACAGGGGTAAGCATCGTCTTTGTGGCTTCCATCGTCTACTGGTGTAGAAATACTTCCTGGTATAAGGTTAAGCTGGCCAGGATAGGAGCGATCGCGACTACCTTATGTATCATTCTTGCAGGCCACTATGGGGCCTCCTTAACACACGGAGACAATTTCGTGCTGGAATCTGTAACAGGAGCGGAAGCTTTGCCTAAAGTCCCTGTAGCGGAGGCCAGGGTATTTGAAGATGTCATCCTTCCTGTCTTTTCTCAAAAATGTTTAAGTTGTCATAATCTGGAAAAGGCAAAAGGAAGTTTGATGATGCACAATGTATCCGCGCTGCTTAAAGGAGGGAAAAGCGGGAAGTTATTTGTTCCCGGGAAACCCGAAATCAGCTTGCTCCTGGAACGGATCCATTTGCCCATGGAGGATAAAAAACACATGCCTCCGAAAGGAAAAGACCAGCTGAGCAATGAAGAAATCGCGCTTTTGCGCTTATGGATTAAAGGAAATGCAGAGCTGAAGAAAAAAGTGGTTGATTTGCCTGTAAACGATTCTTTAAGGGTCCTGGCGACTACTTTCCTGGCACCATCGGAAACTACTGAAGAAAAGTATGCCTTTGCAGCTGCGGATGAAAGTGCGGTTAAAAAACTGAACAACAATTACCGGATTGTATATGCAGTGGCGAAGGAATCGCCGGCACTGGCGGTGAATATTTATAACAGAAGTGAATATAAGCCAGAGGCTGTAAAAGAACTGGAAGAGGTTAAAAAGCAAATTGTTTCCCTGGATCTGAAAGGATTGCCAGTGCGTGATGAGGAGTTGAAAACAATTGCGCGCTTTGAAAATCTGAGAGAACTGAACCTGAATTTTACCAATATCACAGGCTCGGGTTTAAAAGAGCTGCAGGCCTTAAAATATTTACGTACGCTTTCTATATCAGGAACGAAGCTGAATTCTGGTTTTGTAAAACAGATCGGCAATATCAAAAGCCTTAAAAAGCTGATGTTATGGAATACCGGACTGAGCGAAGCTGATCTGCAGCAATTGCAGAAAGCGAATCCTAAAATCGCAGTGATTTCCGGTTTTAAAGATGATGGTAAACATCCGATCCGGTTAAATCAGCCACGCGTCACCACAGACGTTACTGTTTTCAAAACATCGCTTGCTTTGCAGATGAAACATCCGATCAATGGCGTTCAAATCCGCTATACTACAGATGGAACAGAGCCGGACAGCCTGAAATCGAAGTTATTTGATCAGTCGGTTCTGATTAAAGAAAATACAACCTTAAAAGCGAAAGCGTATAAATCAGGCTGGTATGGCAGTGAGACCTTTAGCGCTAATTTCTATAAGAGCAGTTATCAGGCAGACACGATCCAGTTTCTTTTGCCCCCTGAAGATAAATATAGCGCCGGAGCATCCAAAACCCTGTCAGATCACCAGTTAGGAGATTATGAGATCAATTCCGGAAAATGGGTAGGTTTTAGAAAGAATAATATGGAGGCCTTATTCTTTTTCAAGCAACCATTAATGATACAATCCGTGGTTTTAAATGTAATGAGGCTGGTGCCCACGTATATTTTTCCGCCAACAGAGGTCGAGATCTGGGGAGGTTCGGAGAAAAACAACCTTCGCCTATTGAGTAAAGTAAAACCGGAAGCGACCAAAAATGGAGCGGAACGGGCATTGGTAAAAGTCGAAGCGAAATTTAAAGCGCAAGGTATTTCTTATCTGAAGATCGTTGCTAAAAATCTGAAAGTACTTCCGAACTGGCATCCGGGTAAAGGGGAGCCAGCATGGCTGTTTGTCGATGAAATATTTTTGAATTAA